The window GCTTGCATTTCTAGGTTTTAGTAGTTACTTAATATATAGGTAAAGAGAAAAAGTGGGACCAAAAGATGTTGTttgagaaagggaaaagaatatCCTATCCTGTTCTTGTATAagatttttttctcttattcaaCATTACAATGCAGATATTGGATTCTGCGGTTGGAGCACCGTGAAGCTGAGAAAATCTGGCAATTTATGCTTCCACCGACATATTATGTTCTCCTGAAGTATACAAATATTTGATAGTAATTTTTCATTTGACGGTTGACTGCATCTCTACTGACCAATACTCTGTTGGTTTTTTCTTGGAATTTGGCAGATATATATTTAGTtgctttatctttttcttccagTGGGATGCTTATTTTTCTGAAGAAGTGCTCGTGTCTTTCTTAGTTGGGCTGTTCTTTGAATTGTCTCGCAGTCTATTCTGAGGAAAACCATTTGATGATTAGTTATTAAAGGTGCAGATGGATGTTGTTTGGGACAATGAGCTCCTTTTTATTATTCTTCTACTGGTTCTAACAATATGAGAACTAACTAAATATATCAGTTTCTGGTGTCTCTTTCTCATATGAGCATATCCAAAGATAAGCATGCaaagaagattttttattttaataatatatctTTATTAAATGATTAGGTAAATGATTGCCCCTTATTTAAATCTGTAATGAATTTGTGGGGTTTCATACTAAAAATTTCTCCTCTTTAGATGTAGGGCTTGGTTATGTTGGCAGCTGCCTCAGCACTATGTTTGTGATTATGAGGATCTTTTCTGTTCTTCGCTTGAGTTAGCGTTGGTTATTATTTAATTCAACAACTGCCAGATTAATTTAGGTGAGGGTGTTCCAATTTACAGAGAATATAATCAGATACCTCCTTCTCATGTAGAAAATGCTAGAGTTAGAGAGAGCAAGCAGGGGAGGATATGGTGTCAATTTATTTTGTAAAATATTGAACAAATAGGGACCCTTAAAGGAATCAGGAACAACGTTAATAAAGTAATaatattttgttattattattattactttaTTATGTTATCTTTAATTCACACACAGCAGAACCTGAAACATGCAAAGCTCTCTGATTAATCCATTGGCTCAAACTCATTCcgtccccccctctcccccggcgaaagaaaagaaaaaaggaaaaaaggaagaagaaattattGAAGGGTATAAGTAGGAAAACAACAGTATAGGAATGATAAGATCTTAAACTTTGTAAAGATGCCATGGGTATCACTCAGTGAGTACATTGACTGAAATATagctttcttttccttgttagcaaaccaatcaaaatgTCTGACTTTAAGGTTCTATGATTTTGATATTGGAGAGTTGTGGTAGTgctggaaaaagaaaatgatactTTGGTTGTAACTATGTGGTTTAGGAAGGTGATCTAAGGTCACATAGACCTAGATGATGGTTTAAGAACAGACAACTATTCGAGCCATGCAAGCCTGTCATGTTATGCAAGAACCTGCGAAGCCTGTCATATTTGATCTAAATGGTACAAATATTTGCACCAACTTATTTGGTATTTGGTAAGAGTTATGTTATTTAAGAGCTTGATGGTTTGTCTTACGTTTCTGAAGGTGCTAGCATGCTTCACTGATACTGTAGTACGGTTTGTAGGTAGTCCCTAGACCTAGAATGGAATCCTGCTTTCGTTTAGTGCTGGTAGAACCACAACCAGTACTTGGgccaacatccccccccccccccccccaaaaaaaaaatgaccttACATTTATGTGAACTTTGGGAATTGTAGACAACCTTTATTGTATTCTGGCCTGCTACCTTAAGTCACACCTCATGGGAGGGACATCCATAGCAAGCAGCACTGGTGGAGCCACAAATTTTCCTCACCCTGTTTTTAAGTCTGTTTCCCCATGTCTTAGCTGTAGATTTATATGTTTCTGTTGGATGTGATTCCCACAAAATTGTCATTTGTGAAGTTAAATTTTAACAAGGTTGGGGTTCATTGGTAATGGTTATCTGAGTTCTCTTGAAATCCTTGAACATTGAAAATTAGCATGTGCAGCACAGATCTATTTTTTCATATGGCCATGAAAATGACATGAGACACTGCTTCTGCTACGGTTATAGCATTTACATGTTTCATTATCTAACAGAAATTTGGTTGGTCCAATATATTTTTCTCTTCTGTTAGTGTAAAAATTTAGATAAGTCTCCATCATCTTCCTGTGATTGTGTATTTTGTAATTACAGAAAGGGTAAAGAATATTTAGTTGTTGTGTCTGATGCTTGTGAACATGCATCCCCCTACATATATTCCGCCATCCATGAATAGAAACATTTTTGGTTCTGTTGTTTGCCCAGACGAGCAAGTGGAACTGGTGGAACATGTTCCTTAAATGTGtgaatatattttttgggagtACCTGTGATTTCcttttgcatatatatatattctgatGTCTTTTGGTATCTTTGATGCAGCAAAAACATCTTGGGTGAGATCCCACACCATCTGTGACCTCATATCTGGTATCCAAAGCAAAGATGAAATCTGAGGAAGAATCAACTAAGGATATATGTAACGAACCGGAGGAGGAACTATCTGAGGAGCCTTCAGAAGAATCTGTCTCTCAGCAGTCTTCTGAGAGTGACAATGAAGAAACTGAACAACCAAGTGAGGAACTCAAAGAGGAACTAACTTGGGACACATCAGGAAAACATGTTTCTCAATTATCCTCAGACATTGAAAGTGATTTGACTGAACAGCCAAGTAAAGAACCATATGAGGGCCCATTAGAGGAATCTTTGTCTCAATCACTTTCAGAGAGTGACTCTGATGCCAATAAATGCCACACAGAATCTGTGTCAATCAATtcgaaggaaaagaagaggtcATTGGATGTCACAGTTGGTGATTCAGGTTCATTGCAAGTTCATCCTTCACGAAAGAAGTGCAAGCAAGAGGAGTAcatagaaccagaaccagataTTGGTTATACTCTAATAGATCTCCACAACGAATCTGGAAGTTCCACATTATTTGTTAATGCTGAAAATACTTCTGAGCAGCAGGACCGCACCGGAAGTGCAGGAAAGCTAAGGCGTAGTAGGGATGAACAACCTGAAGTTGGTGGGGAAGAAGGTGAAGGTGATAGAATGAGTAAAAGAAGGAAAACCAGGTGGGCCGTGGAAGATTCTCAGTTAAAAATGATGGGCCCAATTCAACTGCCTGATTTCATAAAAGACAGTGTTACTGGAGCTGATTCTGATCCTGAAATTCAAGAGTTGAAAATGAAGCTTCTTGAGACAAACAGGAAGCTGCAAGAATCAGAGATTCACTATGACAggccaaaagaagaaagatccccttctcctccttcagTGTATGATAAACTTGGAATTAGAATGAACTCAAGGGATATCAGTTACAGGGAGAAACTTATTCAAGATCGGCAAGCTATCATTTTAAAGTTGATTCAGAAGAACCCCATGTTCAAACCTCCCTCTGATTTCAAGCCGTCAAAGCTCTACAAGAAAATTTACATACCTTTAAGGGAATACCCTGGGCATAATTTCGTTGGTCTCATAATTGGTCCCCGTGGGAACACACAGAAGAGAATGGAGAAGGAAACTGGGGCTAGGATTGTAATAAGAGGTAAAGGCTCTATTCTAAAAAAGAGGGCACATCAGAAGCCTGATCCCTCAGATAATGATGATTTGCATGTGTTGGTAGAGGCAGACAATCAGATATCACTGGATGCAGCTGTGAAAATGGTTGAAAAGCTACTTAATCCAGTGGGTGAAAGAATTAACAAGCACAAACTTGCCCAGTTAAAGGAGCTAGCTGTGCTTAAGGGCATGCTCAGAGATGAGAGCTTGTGCAGAAAATGTGGTGAGCGGGGACGCAAGCAATATGCTTTCCCTAGTCAGAAGTCaacttttgaaattgatttatgTGATATATGTCGGGGCAGCAGCCATCCAGCTACAAACTGTGCATTGGCAGCATCCACTCCAGTTAGCAACATTGACCATCAACATCATAGTTTTGCTGACTTTGGAAGTGGAGGTCTAACTTTTGGTGCCTCAACAGTTTCAGGAATCATTGAACTGGGACGTAGCGACTACAGGTTGTTTCCTTCACCATCCTATGGTCATTTTTCTCACCCTGGTGTCAGCCCAACTCCAAATCCAGGAAGCTGTAAGCAGGGGCACAAGCAATACGCTTTCCCTAGTTGGCAATCaacttttgaaattgatttatgTGATATATGTCGAGGCAGCAGCCATCCAGCTACCAACTGTCCATTGGCAGCGTCCACTCCAGTTAGCAACATTGACCATCAACGTCATAGTTTTGCTGATATTGGAAGTGGAGGTCTCACTTTTGGTATCTCAACAGTTTCAGGAATCATTGAACTGGGACATAGCAACTGCAGGTTGTCTACTTCACCATCCTATGGTCATTTTTCTCACCCTGGTGTCAGCCCAACTCCAAATACAGGAAGCAGATGCGGTAAAGAAGTTGATGACAGAAATATATATGTGGGCTATCTTCCTCAGACTGTGGATGACAATCAATTACGAAATCTGTTCTCTCCTTTCGGCATGATAACTGCTGCAAAAGTAATCAAGGACACAAGCACTGGATTGAGTAAAGGCTTTGGCATTGTTAGGTATGATGATCCCACAAATGCAGTAGCTGCTGCGGCACACATGCAGGGTCAAACAATTGACGGAAAAACCTTGGTAGTAAGAGTAGTAAGGCGCTTTCCAAATGTAGGATCCTCAGGAAGTGCCTTCTTCCAAAGTGCACAGGATCTCCACCAGTGTTTCTAGACGGTGATGGTTCAACAGCTTGGCCAGGCCCACCGGACTTGAGGACTCCTTTCCTAAGAGTGATGGTGTAGGTTTGAGTTCCTTAACCAATTTCTTTGTGCCCACAGGTTCCTTCAGCAATCAGTTGCCTTCATTTTATGGGGGTTATCAAACCAAAATTCTTTCTCATCATCTGTAAATTGGTTTTGAGATTAGAAATAATGCATCAGCAGCTCAAAAGATGTTAGAGATTCATAACTTCTGTTTGTTCATCATGTATTATATAGTTCACCTGGGTGGCTGGATCGTGCTTGATTGTCCAATGCTGCAGTAGTTAATGGAGACATATTCGCCAGGCCAGCCTGTGCATGCGCTTTCCAGCTACATCCTTTAACAGTTTAACTGGTGCGGACAAGATATCTTAGTAAGCTTTGATTACATTCAACTAAGCTACCTGTTAGATCGACTATGAATATTCCCCGATTATTTCCAATAAAGCCAATAGCATGACTATAGATACTACTGCAGGTGCAGAAAATTGAATGTTTAAAGATCATCTAGACAGCAAATTTTCAGGTCTCTGACAAGTTTTCTACTTCTAGACTGCaaatttgaagtttgaagtttgaacttcTAGGTCAGGAGCATGGTTTTAAATCGTAATCAGAAGAATCGGATGAAATCTGCCTTTAACCCCTAGATTTTGGAAGATGATCAGCCGAGCCCGATTGGCCTGAATCGGATTGGCTTGGCCAATTCCAAATCCGATTCCGATTCCGATTCTTGAATACGTGGCCATGAGTATCCAAGAATAAATAGATAGTGCAAGTCATCTCAGTAGGTCTATAATCAATCAATGAGTTCGGATGATTACGTATAGAAAGACAAATGGAGACTaggtgtttttgttacttagtttggaaataggggaggtacgtgaaaatTTTCGAACCTCACGGATAAAAGCGTACATAAGTCATACCTAAGGGAGGTAGGTCAAAttttctcaaaaacaaaaaaaaatttcctctaTGAAAATCTTGTCCGTCCAATTTCATTTCCTTGTCTGGCATTTAAAACTTGCCAGGCATCACTTCGTTTCACTTTCTCACCTCTAAAACTCAGATACTCTGAGTCTGATGGGGTTATCAGCATCGAAGAGGGTGGAGAAAGCCCTTCAAGACTCTCCGGAATTCAACGCTGCCTGCAATTCTGTCTACGAAGAATGCCTCGAAATGGCCCAACACATCGACGCCGGCGTACGGCCCTACCAGCTCGCCAGCGCTTCGGAACGCCTGCATCAGAGACTCTATTCTTCACTTCAACACGTTCATCTCTTCAAGAAGTGGCTCCCAACGCCTCCCAGTCGGACCCAGATAGACAAGGCGATACGAGTCATTATTGAACGATTCAAGATTCCATCCGATGGAGGTGAAACTCTATGTCTGTTGGAGTTCAAGGCCTTTGCCGTGGAGCTCTTCACAGATGCCATCGTGTCTAACGCTAGTAAAGCGGTTCTCCGAAGAATCCCAATTGGACTCGCTGGAATTGTCGGAATCGGAGCCGCTACGCGGTCGGGAAGGGATTTGGTGGGGATTGTGATGGGGATTTACTCTCTCGGCATTGCCGCAGTTGTCTATGGTAGTCTTTCTGGTTAGggtttcttcactttttcttcttcttgcgtcTCTCCCCTCCCCGAACTGtattagaaaataaattaaaattatagGGGCAGTTTCGTCCACATAATAATGATAGAATGCGTTGAGTCTCGCAGGAATGATCCTGCTACAAGCTAGCagtcaaggaaatggaataattcacttcccctttagGTTTATAAATACcttcttaggttttagtattttttttaataccctTTAAGTAttatcccatttccttggctggctgccagccttgtaggaACATTCTTGCAACAAGTGTAACAGTAAAATTTCGGCCAACTCTTTACAGAATAATGATAGAAAAGTCAGACGATTTATAAAGTTACAACAATTGCCAAAGTCCTATGCCTAGTGCAAATTAGCACTTCCACCGTTGTATGGTGGTCCCCTTGCTATCCAAACTGTTACAATCCCAATTAtatttaaatctaaaaaaattgataatttcAAAAAGGCCATTAAAGGATTAATATTTTTGAAGGCTTTAAGATGGAaaaaagtgattattttagttTATGGGATCAATCATCATTAAGGAATGttatatagaagatgatgttgcaTAGAGAATtcaagtaggatggatgaaatggagagatGTATTTGGAGTATTATGTGATCGAAAGATTTTTTTATAGTTTAAAGgaaaaatttataatataatcGTACGATTGATTATGATGTATATTGCAGAATATTGGACAGTTAAGAAAcgtcatatagataaattaAGTGTAACAAATATGAGGATATTGAGATAGATGTatgaaaaaattagaaaagataaaataagataTTATCATATTTGAtatgatttgggagttgcctaattcaaaaaaaatataacaaagTCATCTGAGGTGGTATAGATTGGAGGAGTGAATTGAGTCAGATTGAATAGACATAAAGGAAGGTGCACTAATAGACATACATGGGACACATGCTAATGCATGGGAAGGTGTTTGATTGATTTAGGCCTGAAATTGGCCAGTGTGACTAATCTAGACCTCCTTTTTTTAGGTTGAAAATAACCATATCAGCTATATATATGGTAGGACATGTAGGAAAGTTTTGGAACCTATTTCTTAACTTTACTGCCAATAGTACATGCTCTCttgtattctctctctttcatgaCCATATAGACTCCTTATATACGAATTGTGATGCATTTCCATCCTATGCGCCTATTGGCTTGGAATGTAAGATGCCAATATACACCAACAATATGTCGATCCTTTGCTTTCAATTTCAACAATTGGCAGTTTGGCTATCTTGTATGAATAATCATCAGCTATTCAACTCATACCTAGCAGAAAAAAcatgcttccatcttcttctattAAATTATAAAGGACTGAGTTTCCCTCTacccatggtgaatgagatcccattcactgaGGGGCGGGAGAGAGCtggaatgggtatcgggagggtattttggaacatactaaagcttaggaggggtttgtgaaccc is drawn from Telopea speciosissima isolate NSW1024214 ecotype Mountain lineage chromosome 1, Tspe_v1, whole genome shotgun sequence and contains these coding sequences:
- the LOC122662591 gene encoding splicing factor-like protein 1, with amino-acid sequence MKSEEESTKDICNEPEEELSEEPSEESVSQQSSESDNEETEQPSEELKEELTWDTSGKHVSQLSSDIESDLTEQPSKEPYEGPLEESLSQSLSESDSDANKCHTESVSINSKEKKRSLDVTVGDSGSLQVHPSRKKCKQEEYIEPEPDIGYTLIDLHNESGSSTLFVNAENTSEQQDRTGSAGKLRRSRDEQPEVGGEEGEGDRMSKRRKTRWAVEDSQLKMMGPIQLPDFIKDSVTGADSDPEIQELKMKLLETNRKLQESEIHYDRPKEERSPSPPSVYDKLGIRMNSRDISYREKLIQDRQAIILKLIQKNPMFKPPSDFKPSKLYKKIYIPLREYPGHNFVGLIIGPRGNTQKRMEKETGARIVIRGKGSILKKRAHQKPDPSDNDDLHVLVEADNQISLDAAVKMVEKLLNPVGERINKHKLAQLKELAVLKGMLRDESLCRKCGERGRKQYAFPSQKSTFEIDLCDICRGSSHPATNCALAASTPVSNIDHQHHSFADFGSGGLTFGASTVSGIIELGRSDYRLFPSPSYGHFSHPGVSPTPNPGSCKQGHKQYAFPSWQSTFEIDLCDICRGSSHPATNCPLAASTPVSNIDHQRHSFADIGSGGLTFGISTVSGIIELGHSNCRLSTSPSYGHFSHPGVSPTPNTGSRCGKEVDDRNIYVGYLPQTVDDNQLRNLFSPFGMITAAKVIKDTSTGLSKGFGIVRYDDPTNAVAAAAHMQGQTIDGKTLVVRVVRRFPNVGSSGSAFFQSAQDLHQCF
- the LOC122662649 gene encoding uncharacterized protein LOC122662649; protein product: MGLSASKRVEKALQDSPEFNAACNSVYEECLEMAQHIDAGVRPYQLASASERLHQRLYSSLQHVHLFKKWLPTPPSRTQIDKAIRVIIERFKIPSDGGETLCLLEFKAFAVELFTDAIVSNASKAVLRRIPIGLAGIVGIGAATRSGRDLVGIVMGIYSLGIAAVVYGSLSG